A segment of the Mycobacterium intracellulare ATCC 13950 genome:
CTGGCCGAGAACCCGGACGCCGGGTGGGACGAGCTCAACGCCGCCCTGCTCACCGAGCGCCCCCTGCGCGGGCGGCTGTTCGGTGTGCTCGGCGCGTCGCTGGCCCTCGGGGATCACCTGATCGCCCAGCCGCAGTCCTGGAAACTCTTGCGCGGCAACGTCACCCTGCCCACCCGCGACCAGCTGTGCACGAAGTTCACCGAGTGCGTCGAGGAGGCGCTGGCCGACCCCGGTTCGGCGATGGTGCGCCTGCGCACCCTGTATCGCGATCAGCTGCTGGTGCTGGCCGGGCTGGACCTGGCCGCCACCGTCGAGGACGAGCCGGTGGTGCCGTTCACCGTGGTGGCCGCCCACCTGTCGGACCTGGCCGACGCCGCGCTGGCCGCCGCGTTGCGGGTGGCCGAGAGCACCGTGTGCGGCGACAAGACGCCGCCCCGGCTGGCCGTCATCGCGATGGGCAAATGCGGTGCCCGCGAACTGAACTACGTCAGCGACGTCGACGTCATCTTCGTCGCCGAGCACGCCGACACCCTCACCACGCGGGTGGCCAGCGAGATGATGCGGCTGGCCTCCGAGGCGTTCTTCCAGGTCGACGCCGGGCTGCGGCCGGAGGGCCGCAGCGGCGAGCTGGTCCGCACCGTCGAGTCGCACATCGCCTACTACCAGCGGTGGGCGAAAACCTGGGAGTTCCAGGCGCTGCTGAAGGCGCGCGCGGCGGTGGGCGACGCAGAGCTCGGACAGCGCTACCTGGACGCGCTGATGCCGATGGTCTGGGTCGCCTGCGAGCGCGAGGACTTCGTGGTCGAGGTGCAGGCGATGCGGCGGCGGGTCGAGCAGCTGGTGCCCGCCGAGGTCCGCGGCCGCGAGATCAAGCTCGGCAGCGGCGGGCTGCGCGACGTCGAATTCGCCGTGCAGCTCCTGCAGCTGGTGCACGGGCGCAGCGACGAGTCGCTGCACGTGGCGTCGACGGTGGACGCGCTGACCGCGCTCGGCCAGGGCGGCTACATCGGGCGCGAGGACGCCGCGAACCTCACCGCCTCCTACGAGTTCCTCCGCCTGCTCGAGCACCGGCTGCAGCTGCAGCGGCTCAAGCGCACCCACCTGCTGCCCGAGCCCGACGACGAGGAGGCGGTGCGCTGGCTGGCGCGGGCCGCCCATGTCCGGCCCGACGGCCGCCACGACGCGGCCGGGGTGCTGCGCGAGGAGCTGCGGCACCAGAACCTGCGGGTGTCGCAGCTGCACGCGAAGCTCTTCTACCAACCGCTGCTGGAATCGATCGGCCCGGCCGGGCTGGAGATCGCGCACGGCATGACCTCCGAGGCCGCCGAGCGTCAGCTGGCCGCCCTGGGCTACGAGGGCCCGCAGTCCGCTTTGAAGCACATGTCGGCGCTGGTCAACATGAGCGGGCGGCGCGGCCGGGTGCAGTCGGTGCTGCTGCCCAGGCTGCTGAACTGGATGTCGTACACGCCCGACCCCGACGGCGGCCTGCTGGCCTACCGGCGGCTGTCCGAGGCGCTGTCCGGGGAAAGCTGGTATCTGGCCACCCTGCGCGACAAGCCCGCCGTGGCCCGCCGGCTCATGCACGTGCTGGGGACCTCGGCGTACGTGCCGGACCTGTTGATGCGCGCGCCCCGGGTCATCCAGGACTACGGCGACGGGCCGAGCGGCCCGCACCTGCTGGAAACCGAGCCCGCCGCGGTGGCCCGCGCGCTGGTGGCCTCGGCCGCCCGCTATTCCGACCCGGTGCGGGCGATCGCCGGGGCGCGCACCCTGCGGCGCCGCGAGCTGGCCCGGGTGGCGTCGGCCGACCTGCTCGGCATGCTCGAGGTCGTCGACGTGTGCAAGGCGCTGACCTCGGTGTGGGTGGCCGTGCTGCAGGCCGCGCTGGACGCGATGATCCGGACGAACCTTCCCGCGGACGGTAAGGCGCCGGCGGCCATCGCCGTCATCGGCATGGGCCGGCTGGGCGGCGCCGAACTGGGCTACGGCTCGGACGCCGACGTGATGTTCGTGTGCGAACCGGCTTCTGGCGTCGAGGATTCCGTCGCCGTGCGCTGGGCGACGACGGTCGCCGAGCAGGTCCGGACGCTGCTGGGAACGCCCAGCGTCGACCCACCGCTGGAGGTCGACGCCAACCTGCGGCCCGAGGGCCGCAACGGTCCGCTGGTGCGCACCCTGGCCTCCTACGCCGCCTACTACGGGCAGTGGGCGCAGCCGTGGGAGGTTCAGGCGCTGCTGCGCGCGCACGCAGTCGCCGGCGACGCGGAGCTGGGGCAGCGGTTCCTGCTGATGGCCGACAAGACGCGCTATCCACCCGACGGGATGTCGTCGGAGGCGATGCGCGAGATCCGCCGCATCAAGGCCCGCGTCGACGCCGAGCGGCTGCCGCGCGGCGCCGACCCGAACACGCATACCAAGCTGGGCCGCGGGGGACTGGCCGACATCGAATGGACCGTGCAGCTGCTGCAGCTGCGGCACGCCCACGAGATCCCCGCGCTGCACACCACGTCGACGCTGGCGTGCCTGGACGCGATCGCCGAGGCCGACCTGGTGCCCGCCGACGAGGTGGAGCTGCTGCGGCAGGCCTGGCTGACGGCCACCCGGGCCCGCAACGCGCTGGTGCTGGTCCGGGGTAAGCCCACCGACCAGCTGCCGGGCCACGGACGCCAGCTGAACGCGGTCGCCGTGGCCGCGGGCTGGCCGACCGACGAGGGCGGCGAATTCTTGGACAACTATTTACGGGTGACGCGACGCGCAAAGGCCGTCGTGCGCAAGGTGTTTGGAAGTTGAGTCAGGAGGCCGGCGCGTTGGACGCCATATTCGAGGTGCTCAGCGCGACGGAAGCCGATCGCGTGACCGCGCTGTATGCACCGTTGGCCGATGCGGTCCGCGAGCTCGTCGACGCGACCATCCGCACCGAGGCCGACGACGACGTCGTCGCCGAGGCCCGGCGCGCGATCGAGGCCGTCACCGCATCGCTGCGGGAACGCACCCGCCCGATCGGGGTGAGCTACCGCGTCGACGGCCGCCCGCTGCCGTTGGGCAACGCCGCGATTGGCGTGTGCAACCCCATCGCCCCGCCGATCGTCGTGCACCACGAGGGCGACGGGCGCTGCTGGAGCGAGTTCGTTCTCGGCTCGGCCTACGAGGGCCCGCCCAAGCTGGTGCACGGGGGCGTCAGCGCCCTGGTGCTCGACCACATGCTCGGCGAGGCGGCCAGCGAGGGCCTGTCCAAGGCGCGGTTCACCGGGACCATCACCGTGAAGTATCTGCGCGGCACGCCGCTGGGCCCGCTTCGTTGTGAGGCGTGGGTCGACGGCAAGGAGGGCCGCAAAGTCTTTGCGCGCGGCACCATTTCGGATTCCAATGGCGTCACCGTCGAGGCCGACGGCGTCTTCATCGAGCCGGCGTGGGCGGCGGAGGAGCAGTGAAGTTCTACATCAGCAGCGCCTTTTTGAACACCCGCGAAATCATCGAGCTGGCCAAGGCCGCCGACGAACTCGGCTACGACGGGATCGGCATTCCCGACCACGTCGTCAACCTCGAGACGCTGGACACGCCGTACCCGTACACCAAGGATGGGGAACGGCGCTGGCAGCCGTTCACCGACTGGCCCGACCCGTGGGTGCTCGTCGGCGCGCTCGCCCAGGTCACCACGCGGTTGCGCTTCGTCAACACCGTCTACATTCCCGCGATGCGCAACCCGTATTCGGCGGCGAAAGCCATTGGCACCGCGGCGGTTTTGGCGTCGGGCCGGGTGGAGCTGGGCATCGGCGTGGGCTGGTGCCGCGAGGAATTCGCGTTGATGGGTGAGCGATTCGAGGCCCGTGGCAAACGCACCGACGAAATGATCGAGCTGATGCGGGCGCTGTGGTCGCCGGGCTGGACGGAGTTCGAGGGTGAGTTCTATACCGCGCCGCGCCTCGAGATGCAGCCCACCCCGCCGCCGATCCCGGTGTACGTCGGGGGACTCAGCGAGATCGCGCTGCGCCGTGCCGCCCGCAACGACGGCTGGATCGGGGATCTGATCAACACCGAGCGGGCGCTCGATGCCATCGGCCGGCTGCGGGAGATGCGGGCCGAAAAGGGTTTGTCCATGGACGATTTCACTGTGTTGACCCCGCTGACCGACGCGTTCACCACCGCCGACTATCGGCGCGCGGAGGCCGGCGGCATCACCGGGATCATCACGATGCCGTGGATGTTCTACGCCGGGCCCGATGCCAGCCTCGACGACAAGATCGACGGCATGCAGCGCTTCCGGAAGGACCTGTCACTCGACGGGTAGGAGACACCTGCTTTGCGGCGGGTTTACCGTGCGTAGGGGTCGGTGATCTCGCGGAGCTGATCCAAGATCTGCTGCAGCAGTGTGAAGTTGCGGGTACCCAGGTAGGCCTTCCACTCCGAGTGGATCTCGTCGAGAGTTGCCGTGGCTACCGCGACCGCGCGCCGGCCACGTTGCTCGATGACGATCAATCGGGCGCGGCCATCCGCGGGGTCGGGGACCCGGCGGACATAGCCCAAGCGTTCGAGTTGATCGACCAGGACGCCCGCGCTCTGCTTGCTCATTTGCGCCTGTTCAGCGAGGTCTGTGAGGCGCGAACCGTCCGGGGCGATGCGCTGGAACACGCGGCACTGGGCAAGGGTCCAGTCGTCGAATCCGGCATCCTGGAGCGCCCGGAAAATCCGGTCTTCGGTGTACCGGTACGGGATGAACAACGACACCCCTAGATCAATCCGCTGCTCGTCGTTCATGCTGCCCTCGGCTCCATCGCCCACGTGGTCCAACGAAATTCACACCCTACGTCCACCGCTACTGCGCTCGGCGGCCCTGCATCACCTGGGTGACTTGCTACATGCCGCTGTTGCGGGCATGGCCTCCGACCATCAGATTAGTAAATATCATTGACCACCATAGACGTCGGCTTGGTCCTAATCTGTTATGGAATCTTGACATTAGCCGAAAGCATGGACGATAGTAGTCAATGTTCCTGACGATTTACCCGGCGATGGAGGGGTGGCTACCGCGATGCGGGCCCCGCTCACCATCACGCCCTCTCATCCGTTTCATCCGTTCTAGAGAAAGCGAAATATTGTGAAGTTTCTTGTCCTTGGAGCAACCGGCCGCACCGGCCGTCTCTTCGTCACGAAGGCGCTCGACCAGGGTCACCAGGTCACCGCCCTCGTTCGGCGGGCCGACGCCACCGTTGACCCGCGCGCCCACGTCGTCGGCGGCGACGTCACCGACGCCGCCGTCATGGCAACAGCAGCCCGAGGGCACGACGCGGTCATCAGCGCACTCGGAGTCAAAAACGTCCGCCAAACCCCGACGCTGATCACGGACACTGTCCGCGCCGTCATCGCGTCCGCCAAAACATCGGGTGTTGACCGGTTTGTGATCGTGTCCGCATTCGGAGTCGGCGACTCCCTGGCCAAGGCATCGTTTCTCGCCGGCCTGATATTTCGCACGGCGCTGCGCAAGAAGTACGAAGACAAAAGCTGCGTCCGAAGTGCTCTTGAAAGCTAGCGGGCTGAAATGGACCCTCGAATACCCCGGGGCATTGAACGACGGGGTCGGCGGCCGTTACACCGCGAGGGCGCTCGATGACGTCACGACGTTGCCGATGCTCCCCTCAACCTCTCGCGGAAACGTCGCCGACTTTCTCCTCCACTCCGCCTTAGAGGACACGTTCATCCGTCAGGTCGTCGTCGTCACCGACGCCAAATAGGTCGCCGCAGCGGGAGCTGCCCAAGGGGCAGGTTTCGGCGGCGGAACTCGCCGCGGATGCAGTCGCGGCGGCCGAAAACGAAACCACCCGCGCGGCAACCGAACCGCGCGGGTGGTTTCGTCAAGCGTCCTTAAACGTCGTAGTACAGCGCGAATTCGTAGGGGTGCGGCCGGATCTGGACCGGCAGGATCTCGTTCTCGCGCTTGAAGTTGATCCACGTCTCGATGAGGTCGGGCGTGAAAACGCCGCCCTCGGTGAGGTATTCGTGGTCTTCTTCCAGCCGGTCGATCACCGCGGACAGCTGCGTGGGCGCCTGCGGGATGTTGGCGGCCTCTTCGGGCGGCAGCTCGTAGAGGTCCTTGTCGACCGGGGCCTGCGGCTCGATCTTGTTCTTGATGCCGTCCAGGCCGGCCATCAGCATGGCCGAGAACGCCAGGTACGGGTTGCCCGAGGAGTCGGGGCAACGGAACTCGAGGCGCTTGGCCTTCGGGTTGGTGCCGGTGATCGGGATTCGGACACAGGCCGAGCGGTTGCGCTGGCTGTAGACCAGGTTGATCGGGGCCTCGTAGCCGGGCACCAGCCGCTTGTAGGAGTTCACCGTGGGGTTGGTGAACGCCAGCAGCGACGGGGCGTGGTGCAGCAGGCCTCCGATGTAGTGGCGGGCGGTGTCCGACAGGCCGGCGTAACCGGTCTCGTCGTACATCAGCGGGCTGCCGTCCTTCCACAGCGACTGGTGGGTGTGCATGCCGGAGCCGTTGTCACCGAACAGCGGCTTGGGCATGAACGTGACGGTCTTGCCGTGCTGCCAGGCCGTGTTCTTGACGATGTACTTGTAGAGCATCATGTCGTCGGCCGCGTGCAGCAGCGTGTTGAACTTGTAGTTGATCTCGGCCTGGCCGCCGGTGCCCACCTCGTGGTGACCCTTTTCCAGGCTGAAGCCGGCGGTGATCAGGTTGGACAGCATCTTGTCGCGCAGGTCGACGTAGTGGTCGACGGGGGCGACGGGGAAGTAGCCACCCTTGGGGCGGACCTTGTAGCCGCGGTTGGGGCTGCCGTCGAGCTCGTTGGGCGAGCCGGTGTTCCACCAGCCCGAGATCGCGTCGATCTCGTAGAACGAGCCGTTGGTGCGCGAATCGAAGCTCACCGAGTCGAAGATGTAGAACTCGGCCTCGGCGCCGAAGTACGCGGTGTCGGCAACGCCGGTGCTGATCAGGTAGTTCTCGGCCTTACGGGCGATGTTGCGGGGGTCGCGCGAGTACGGCTCGAGGGTGAAGGGGTCGTGCACGAAGAAGTTCAGGTTCAGGGTCTTGGCTTCGCGGAACAGGTCGATCTGCGCCGTCGCGGGGTCGGGCAGGAGCAACATGTCCGATTCGTGAATGGACTGGAATCCGCGAATGGACGAGCCGTCGAATGCCAAGCCGTCCTCAAAAACGCTCTCGTCGAAAAACGAAATCGGAATGGTGAAGTGCTGCATGATGCCGGGCAAATCACAGAACCGCACGTCGACAAACTCGACGTTTTCGTCCTTCGCGAGTTTGAAGACGTCGTCGGGCGTCTTTTCCGTCACAGAGTGCTCCTTTACTTGGTGAGATCCGCGGCCTGACGCTAGGGAGCAGATGTTGCCCGTCAGTCAACCCGATGTTGCGCGCACGTTACGTGACCATGCCACACGCAAAAAGTGGCCGCTTTGGCGGCGGGTTCTATTGTGGGGCCATGGATCGCAAGATCGTATCTTTTCTGGTGGCAGAGCGCACCGTCCGCCCACCGTTCCGGACCCGGCCGTCGGATTATTCGGACCCCGGTCCGCGGCGATGATGCCGGAATCGCGATCCGCCTACCCCGGTGAAAAGCTGGGATTGCCCGAGAGCGGGCCGGGCTCGCTGGCGCGGATGGGACGACGGCTGGGCGCGCTGACCATCGACTGGCTCATCGCGTTGGGCCTGGCGGCGCTGGCCATGCGACTCGGGTGGTTACCCGAAGGGGCGCTGGCGACCGCCGAGCTGGTCGTCTGGTTCGTGCTGGGCGTGGTCTCGGTGCGACTGTTCGGCTTCACGCCCGGCCAGCTGGCGCTGGGTCTGCAGGTGGTGACGGTGGACGGGCGCGGGCTGGTCGGCACGGGCCGCGCGGTGGTGCGCGGCCTCCTCGTCGGCACCGTGGTCCCGGCGCTGTTCACCGACTGGGACGGCCGCGGGCTGCAGGATCGGCTGACCGCGACGGCCGTGGTGAGGCGCTGAGCGCCGAGTTCGACCCGCTGCGATTACTTGCGGCGCACCGTGCGCTGCACGCCGCGCATCTTGCCGGCGTTGGGCAGCGGACCCTTGGGCATGACGGCGGCCCCGGCCCGCGTCCCCAGCGCGGCCAACCGGGACTCCAGCGTGTCCATCTGCTTGACGGTGATGTTGGCCGGCAACCGGGTGAGATGGCGCTCCAGCTTGGCCAGGGGCACCTCGTCCTCGCCGTTGCCGACGATGATGTCGTAGATCGGCACGTCCCCGATCAGGCGGGCGGTGCGCTTCTTCTCCTGCGCCAGCAGTGGGCGCACCCGGGTCGCCGAGCCCTCGCCGACCAGGATCACGCCGGGACGGCCGATGACGCGGTGCACGGCGTCCAAGTGGCCGGTCGCGGCCACGCCGGGGGTCACCCGCCACTTGCCGCGCAGGTTGTCCAATGCCCATGCGGCCGCCCCGGTTTGGCCTTCGGCCTTGCGGTAGACGGACTTCTGGGCGCGGCGCCCGAAGACGATGAACGCGACCAGCGCGCCCAGCACCACGCCGAGCGGGATCAAGGTGATCATCGTCAGCCCGCCGGCCCAGAGCCCGACGCCCACCGAGACGCCCACGATCAGCACGAAGGCGCCGATCATGTACGGCAGCAGGCGCTTGTCCTCCTGGCGTTGCAGGTTGAACGCCTGCCACAACTGGGTGCGGCGCTCCCGCGCGGCGGCCTTGCGGGCGGCCTGCGCCTGCGCTCGGGCGGCCTTGTTCTCAGCGGCAGTGCGGGATTTAGCCATAGTCAAAGAATACGTAGCGCCCCGACGGTCACCGTGCCGCGGCGTCCGAGGCGCGGGCGGCGGCCGCTTGCTGATACAGCCGCCCCGCGCGATACGACGAGCGCACCAGCGGCCCCGACAGCACCCCGGAGAACCCCAGCTGCTCGGCGTGCTGCGCGAACTCGACGAATTCCTCCGGCTTCACCCACCGCTCGACGGGGTGATGCCGCGCCGAGGGCCGCAGGTACTGGGTGATGGTGATGATGTCGCAGCCGGCGTGACGCAGGTCGGCCAGGGCGGTGCGCACCTCGTCGGGGGTCTCGCCGAGGCCGAGGATGAGGTTGCTCTTGGTGACCAGCCCGGCGTCACGCGCCGCGGTGAGCACGTCCAGGCTGCGCTGGTAGGTGAAGGCCGGCCGGATGCGCTTGAAGATCCGCGGCACGGTTTCGACGTTGTGCGCCAACACTTCCGGGCGCGACTCGAACACCTCGGCCAGGCGGGCGGGCTCGCCGTTGAAGTCGGGGATCAACAGCTCGACGCCGGTCGACGGGTTGAGTTCCTTGATGGCGCGCACCGTCTCGGCGTAGAGCCACGCGCCGCCGTCGGGCAGGTCGTCGCGGGCCACGCCGGTGACCGTGGCGTAGCGCAGCCCCATCGTGCGCACGCTGTCGGCCACCCGCCGGGGCTCGTCGCGGTCCAGCTCGGCTGGCTTGCCGGTGTCGATCTGGCAGAAGTCGCAGCGACGGGTGCACTGGTCACCGCCGATCAGGAAGGTCGCCTCGCGGTCCTCCCAGCATTCGAAGATGTTGGGACACCCGGCCTCTTCGCAGACCGTGTGCAGGCCCTCGCGCCGGACCAGGCTCTTGAGCTCGGTGTATTCCGGGCCCATCTTGGCCCGCACCCTGATCCACGGCGGTTTGCGCTCGATCGGGGTTTCGGCGTTGCGCACCTCCAGGCGCAGCAGTTTGCGTCCCTCGGGTGCGACAGTCACATCGCTGATGCTACGCGCGCGGCGCTGTCGTGCTCGCGCACCGGCAGCACCCCGTCCAGGGCGTCGCAGACGGCGTCGGCGACGCTCGTGCGGATGTCGTCGACGGTCACCGGGCGGCGCAGTTCGGCCGACAACGACGTCACCCCGGCGTCGCTGATGCCGCACGGCACGATGGCGTTGAAGGCGCCCAGGTCGCAGTCGCAGTTGAGCGCGAACCCGTGCAGGGTGGTGGCGCGCGACACCCGCACGCCGATCGCCGCGACCTTGCGGTCGGGCCGGCCGTCGGTGCCCGGCACCCACACCCCGGACCGGCCCGGGACGCGGACCGTGTCCAGGCCCAGGTCGGCGCACACCTTGATCAGCGCTTCCTCCAGCCGCCGCACGTAGTTGACCACGTCGAGCGGTTCGATCAGGCCGATGATCGGATACCCGACCAGCTGACCGGGACCGTGCCAGGTGATCTTGCCGCCGCGATCGGTGTCGACGACGGGGGTGCCGTCGGCCGGTCGTTCGTGCGGCTCGGTGCGCCGTCCCGCGGTGTAGACCGCCGGGTGCTCGAGCAACAGCAGGGTGTCGGCGCCGCCCGCGGCGCGGGCGTCGGCCAGGTCGCGCTGCTGCTGCCAGGCCACGCGGTAGTCGACGGTTCCGAGCTGGCGGACGTCGATCAGGGACCGGCTGGACCGGATGGAATCGATCACCTTCGCGACGGTACTCGGCCCGCCCGCGCGAGGGCGACGCACGTGCCGCTAGTCGTGGTCTCGCCGGGCGGTGGCGTAGCCGAGCGCCTCACCAATCGTGTTGTGGTGGAACAGAAAACCGGCGCGCTCGAGCGCCGACGGGATGGCCCGCTGGCCCGTCAGCAGGCCTTCGTCGGCGAACTCCCCGAGCGCGGCCCGCACCGCGAACCCGGGCAGCATCAACGGCGTCGGACGGTTGACCGCCCGCCCGAACGCGGTGGTGAACTCGGCGTTGGTGACCGGCGCGGGCCCGGTCATGTTCACCGGCCCCGACAGCGCGGTGTTCGATATCGCGAACAGCAGCGCGCGCACTTCGTCCTCCAGCGTGATCCACGACATGTACTGCCGACCACTGCCCAGCCGGGCCCCGAGGCCCGTGCGGAACAGCGGCCGCAACCGCCCCAGCGCGCCACCGGCGGGGGAGAACACCAGCCCGGTGCGGGCCAGCACCACGCGGGCGCCGCCGTATTGGGCCGGCAGCGTGGCGGCCTCCCAGTCCTCGCACAGCCGGGCCAGGAAACCGCTTCCGGCACGGTCGTTTTCGTCGACCACGCGGTCCTTGGTGTTTCCGTAGAAACCCACCGCGCTGGCGTTGACCAGGGTCGCCACCCCGGCGTCGGCGACCGCGTGCGCCAGGACTTCGGTGGGGGCGATGCGGCTGTCGCGCAGGCTCTGCTTGAAGGCGCCCGACCAGCGGCGCTTGCCGATGTTGACGCCGCACAGGTTGACGACGGCGTCGACGTCGCCCAGCGTGTCGGGGTCGAGGTCGCCGCTCTCGGGGTTCCAGTGCACCTCGTCGGCGTTGCTCGGCGCGCGACGTACGATGCGCAGCACGCGGTGGTCGGCGGCCCGCAGGGCCGCGGTGAGGGCGGAGCCGATCAGGCCGGACGACCCTGCGACCGCGACGACGAACTTTTGACCAGCCACGTTCGCGCTCAGAGCCCGAGGTCGGCCTCGAACGCTCCCTCTTCGAGCCGGTGCTTGATGGTGGTCAGGAACCGCCCGGCATCCGCGCCGTCGATCAGCCGGTGGTCATAGGTCAGCGGCAGGTAGCAGATCGATCGGACACCGATCGATTCGTTGCCGAATTCGTCGACGATCACCCGGGGGCGTTTGACGATGGCGCCGGTGCCCAGCATCGCGGCCTGCGGCGGGACCAGGATCGGGGTGTCGAACAGCGCCCCCTGGCTGCCGATGTTGGTGATCGTGAACGTGCCGCCCGAGAGCTCGTCGGGTTTCAGGTTGCCCGAGCGGGCGCGCGCGGCGATGTCGGCGATCGCCCTGGCCAGCCCGGCCAGCGACAGGTCGCCGGCGTTGTGCACGACGGGGGAGAGCAGACCCTGTTCGGTGTCGACCGCGAAGCCGAGGTGCTCGGCGTCGAAGTAGGTGATCTCCTTGGTTTCCTCGTTGTAGCTCGCGTTCACGTTCGGGTGGATCTTGAGGGCGTCGATCACCGCGCGGGCGATGAACGGCAGGAAGGTCAGGTTGACGCCTTCGCGTTCGGCGAACGCCGCCTTGGCCCTGGCCCGCAACCCGACCAGCCTGGTCATGTCGACCTCGTGGGTCTGGGTGAGTTGGGCTGTGGCCTGCAGGGATTCGCGCGTCTTGTTGGCGGTGATCTGACGGATCCGGCTGGCCTTCTGGGTGGTGCCGCGCAGGTGCGCCAGCGCC
Coding sequences within it:
- a CDS encoding bifunctional [glutamine synthetase] adenylyltransferase/[glutamine synthetase]-adenylyl-L-tyrosine phosphorylase is translated as MVVTKPATQRPRLPSVGRLGLVDPQAAERIAQLGWHDHDDQAHVDLLWSLSRAADPDAALLALVRLAENPDAGWDELNAALLTERPLRGRLFGVLGASLALGDHLIAQPQSWKLLRGNVTLPTRDQLCTKFTECVEEALADPGSAMVRLRTLYRDQLLVLAGLDLAATVEDEPVVPFTVVAAHLSDLADAALAAALRVAESTVCGDKTPPRLAVIAMGKCGARELNYVSDVDVIFVAEHADTLTTRVASEMMRLASEAFFQVDAGLRPEGRSGELVRTVESHIAYYQRWAKTWEFQALLKARAAVGDAELGQRYLDALMPMVWVACEREDFVVEVQAMRRRVEQLVPAEVRGREIKLGSGGLRDVEFAVQLLQLVHGRSDESLHVASTVDALTALGQGGYIGREDAANLTASYEFLRLLEHRLQLQRLKRTHLLPEPDDEEAVRWLARAAHVRPDGRHDAAGVLREELRHQNLRVSQLHAKLFYQPLLESIGPAGLEIAHGMTSEAAERQLAALGYEGPQSALKHMSALVNMSGRRGRVQSVLLPRLLNWMSYTPDPDGGLLAYRRLSEALSGESWYLATLRDKPAVARRLMHVLGTSAYVPDLLMRAPRVIQDYGDGPSGPHLLETEPAAVARALVASAARYSDPVRAIAGARTLRRRELARVASADLLGMLEVVDVCKALTSVWVAVLQAALDAMIRTNLPADGKAPAAIAVIGMGRLGGAELGYGSDADVMFVCEPASGVEDSVAVRWATTVAEQVRTLLGTPSVDPPLEVDANLRPEGRNGPLVRTLASYAAYYGQWAQPWEVQALLRAHAVAGDAELGQRFLLMADKTRYPPDGMSSEAMREIRRIKARVDAERLPRGADPNTHTKLGRGGLADIEWTVQLLQLRHAHEIPALHTTSTLACLDAIAEADLVPADEVELLRQAWLTATRARNALVLVRGKPTDQLPGHGRQLNAVAVAAGWPTDEGGEFLDNYLRVTRRAKAVVRKVFGS
- a CDS encoding PaaI family thioesterase, translating into MSQEAGALDAIFEVLSATEADRVTALYAPLADAVRELVDATIRTEADDDVVAEARRAIEAVTASLRERTRPIGVSYRVDGRPLPLGNAAIGVCNPIAPPIVVHHEGDGRCWSEFVLGSAYEGPPKLVHGGVSALVLDHMLGEAASEGLSKARFTGTITVKYLRGTPLGPLRCEAWVDGKEGRKVFARGTISDSNGVTVEADGVFIEPAWAAEEQ
- a CDS encoding TIGR03619 family F420-dependent LLM class oxidoreductase, with translation MKFYISSAFLNTREIIELAKAADELGYDGIGIPDHVVNLETLDTPYPYTKDGERRWQPFTDWPDPWVLVGALAQVTTRLRFVNTVYIPAMRNPYSAAKAIGTAAVLASGRVELGIGVGWCREEFALMGERFEARGKRTDEMIELMRALWSPGWTEFEGEFYTAPRLEMQPTPPPIPVYVGGLSEIALRRAARNDGWIGDLINTERALDAIGRLREMRAEKGLSMDDFTVLTPLTDAFTTADYRRAEAGGITGIITMPWMFYAGPDASLDDKIDGMQRFRKDLSLDG
- a CDS encoding MarR family winged helix-turn-helix transcriptional regulator — translated: MNDEQRIDLGVSLFIPYRYTEDRIFRALQDAGFDDWTLAQCRVFQRIAPDGSRLTDLAEQAQMSKQSAGVLVDQLERLGYVRRVPDPADGRARLIVIEQRGRRAVAVATATLDEIHSEWKAYLGTRNFTLLQQILDQLREITDPYAR
- a CDS encoding NAD(P)-dependent oxidoreductase; the encoded protein is MKFLVLGATGRTGRLFVTKALDQGHQVTALVRRADATVDPRAHVVGGDVTDAAVMATAARGHDAVISALGVKNVRQTPTLITDTVRAVIASAKTSGVDRFVIVSAFGVGDSLAKASFLAGLIFRTALRKKYEDKSCVRSALES
- a CDS encoding NAD(P)-dependent oxidoreductase, which gives rise to MLLKASGLKWTLEYPGALNDGVGGRYTARALDDVTTLPMLPSTSRGNVADFLLHSALEDTFIRQVVVVTDAK
- the glnA gene encoding type I glutamate--ammonia ligase; the encoded protein is MTEKTPDDVFKLAKDENVEFVDVRFCDLPGIMQHFTIPISFFDESVFEDGLAFDGSSIRGFQSIHESDMLLLPDPATAQIDLFREAKTLNLNFFVHDPFTLEPYSRDPRNIARKAENYLISTGVADTAYFGAEAEFYIFDSVSFDSRTNGSFYEIDAISGWWNTGSPNELDGSPNRGYKVRPKGGYFPVAPVDHYVDLRDKMLSNLITAGFSLEKGHHEVGTGGQAEINYKFNTLLHAADDMMLYKYIVKNTAWQHGKTVTFMPKPLFGDNGSGMHTHQSLWKDGSPLMYDETGYAGLSDTARHYIGGLLHHAPSLLAFTNPTVNSYKRLVPGYEAPINLVYSQRNRSACVRIPITGTNPKAKRLEFRCPDSSGNPYLAFSAMLMAGLDGIKNKIEPQAPVDKDLYELPPEEAANIPQAPTQLSAVIDRLEEDHEYLTEGGVFTPDLIETWINFKRENEILPVQIRPHPYEFALYYDV
- a CDS encoding RDD family protein → MMPESRSAYPGEKLGLPESGPGSLARMGRRLGALTIDWLIALGLAALAMRLGWLPEGALATAELVVWFVLGVVSVRLFGFTPGQLALGLQVVTVDGRGLVGTGRAVVRGLLVGTVVPALFTDWDGRGLQDRLTATAVVRR
- a CDS encoding DUF4191 domain-containing protein; the encoded protein is MAKSRTAAENKAARAQAQAARKAAARERRTQLWQAFNLQRQEDKRLLPYMIGAFVLIVGVSVGVGLWAGGLTMITLIPLGVVLGALVAFIVFGRRAQKSVYRKAEGQTGAAAWALDNLRGKWRVTPGVAATGHLDAVHRVIGRPGVILVGEGSATRVRPLLAQEKKRTARLIGDVPIYDIIVGNGEDEVPLAKLERHLTRLPANITVKQMDTLESRLAALGTRAGAAVMPKGPLPNAGKMRGVQRTVRRK
- the lipA gene encoding lipoyl synthase; the encoded protein is MTVAPEGRKLLRLEVRNAETPIERKPPWIRVRAKMGPEYTELKSLVRREGLHTVCEEAGCPNIFECWEDREATFLIGGDQCTRRCDFCQIDTGKPAELDRDEPRRVADSVRTMGLRYATVTGVARDDLPDGGAWLYAETVRAIKELNPSTGVELLIPDFNGEPARLAEVFESRPEVLAHNVETVPRIFKRIRPAFTYQRSLDVLTAARDAGLVTKSNLILGLGETPDEVRTALADLRHAGCDIITITQYLRPSARHHPVERWVKPEEFVEFAQHAEQLGFSGVLSGPLVRSSYRAGRLYQQAAAARASDAAAR